In Citrus sinensis cultivar Valencia sweet orange chromosome 3, DVS_A1.0, whole genome shotgun sequence, the sequence GTTTGGATCTTGGGTTTGGTTTCAGCTATGACGAGATTCCTGAGCTCTGCAACACTCTGCCTGCACTTGAGCTTTGCTACTCAATGAGCCAAAAGTTCATGGATGAGCATCAGAGCCAGAAGTCTCCTGAGAGTCATGGGAATTCTCCTTTGTCGACTGATCCTGTTTCCAGCCCCATTGCCAATTGGAAGATCTCTAGTCCTGGTGAGTTTTTGAAATCACCTATACATTTCATGATTCTATTTGTTGGTTGTACAGAATTGTATTGACTCAATTAGTCTGAGATCAAGCGTAACATATTCTTTTAGAAATGATAAATTGTTTCAATCAtacttttttttggttaaatccTGATATATTGTGACACTGCCACTAAGGCCTTGGCCTAGTCACCATGGGAGCTCAAACATTTCCTCTCCCACAAATGTGTGTATGGGTAGATATCTTCCCCTATATTAGGAGGTGCAGATTTCTGAGCTGATCTTGGTAGACGTCTGGGCTATAATAAgtgtatttatttagttttgagTAGACTTTAGATTGTAATATTTGTAGATTGTGaccaattctttaaaaaatgcataatattGTGTTTGATGTATTGGattgattatgattttaaaatgtattcaATTGGTTGTAGTTGTGATTTAAATGAGCATAGAGAATgttttgtaatcttttgttgTCTTTCATTTACTTGTTTAGGCGATCATCCGGAAGATGTGAAAGCGAGACTCAAATATTGGGCACAGGCCGTGGCATGCACTGTTAGGTTGTGCAGCTGAGAAACAGATTTTAGGAATTTGTGGATTCATCATTTGAGTCAGTAATGAATGTACATTTTCTTCGCGattattcaaaatcaaaaaaatgGCCTGGACCTTCATGTAGAGCTTTTGATCCTGTGATCTACTTCGGGACAACTTCTTGTGGGAATGAAATTTCCAGCTATTATTTAGCTGGAGATAGACCTGCCATAGCCTGTCTATGATGGGCCGGCTGTTCAAATAGTAGAAGAAGAGGAGCAAAGAGAAGAAATGTCTCAGGTTTGAGATCAACCAAATACTCATATGAGTCTTGACTTAAATTTCCTGAGGCTAATATAAACTACTAATATTTTGTATCCATGACATTGGATAAAAAGTTATGTTATTGAATAAAGTTGTCTATGTTATTTTTGCATGTATTCATGTTATCGCtgtcttaaattttttggaaATAGCTATGGATCCCAACCTTGCTGTTGGTTTTTATGCAGTGGTGAGAGCCTCCTTTAGAGCTTCACTAACTAATTGGAAAGAGACCTCTGCATTTGCTGAGGTAACTAATCTAACTGAGTTGATTAACATTACTCTGATTCCTCTCGTGTTATTGCTATCGATGAATGAAAGTTGCACGATCTTCGTACTAACAATGCGTTATAGTGCTTATGAGTTAACAGACTTGTGTTCCAGTCGTTGAATATACAAAAGAGCTGATTGCTGAGGCAAGTGTGAAGGGGGGAGAAAAATTGTGAAGGAGTAGATGTAGGAACATGTATATTTCTCGACTGATCACTAAAATTTCTCTCCCGATTCCTTTATATTGTATAGATGCTTTGGATTAAAGACATCTTGATATTTTGCCATGAATGATTGGATTTGAGGAATAAGAAACATTGCTTCCTTAAGGTGGTGATTGATTGGAAGGAGAGGATGGAGGAGcgaaaagtaatttaatttaatttttttttcatttccgGTGGTTTGACGTAatgtataagaatttaatttctattagtatttaatatccatcataatgtaaaatttgaatttcacaCTAAGGAGTGAGGAGTTTAAATTTCTCGGCCGTTGGaaactaaagttttaaaaaatactcctttaaatttttaacttgtttaatg encodes:
- the LOC102619684 gene encoding uncharacterized protein LOC102619684; this translates as MGRFSCETESWVDSSEAIMEEETHDLNQEPQFLTITRSGFDEEESEELLKNENKKKKKNQVLLEGYVETDSEDDLKRTKSLTDEDLDELKGCLDLGFGFSYDEIPELCNTLPALELCYSMSQKFMDEHQSQKSPESHGNSPLSTDPVSSPIANWKISSPGDHPEDVKARLKYWAQAVACTVRLCS